One window of the Amycolatopsis mediterranei genome contains the following:
- a CDS encoding SDR family oxidoreductase — METNQSFANRRRVALVGGGAGGIGSACAAALHGSGHRVVLAGRTETTLSDTALALGPGADYVACDLADPAAAADAVGRVRERHGSLDVVVANAGGPAPGTVFDVPAEQWHHDLDLLVLGPLALMRAALPAMAEHGFGRVVVISSTAVRQPQPDLAASTVLRSATTSAAKLAALTYADRGVTVNCVAVGATLTERRLEVVRSRAGAAGVDVATALAEDLAAIPAGRAAAPREVAAAVAFLASPEAGYVNGTVLTVDGGRTECPA; from the coding sequence ATGGAGACCAACCAGTCCTTCGCGAACCGCCGCCGCGTCGCCCTCGTCGGCGGCGGTGCCGGCGGCATCGGCTCGGCCTGCGCGGCCGCGCTGCACGGCAGCGGCCACCGGGTGGTCCTCGCCGGCCGAACAGAGACCACCCTCTCCGACACGGCGCTCGCGCTCGGCCCCGGTGCCGACTACGTCGCCTGCGACCTCGCCGACCCGGCCGCGGCGGCCGATGCCGTGGGCCGCGTGCGCGAGCGGCACGGTTCCCTGGACGTCGTCGTGGCCAACGCCGGCGGTCCCGCGCCGGGCACCGTTTTCGACGTTCCGGCCGAGCAGTGGCACCACGACCTCGACCTGCTGGTCCTCGGCCCGCTCGCGCTGATGCGCGCCGCACTTCCGGCGATGGCCGAGCACGGCTTCGGCCGCGTCGTCGTGATCAGCTCGACCGCGGTGCGCCAGCCGCAGCCGGACCTCGCCGCATCGACCGTGCTGCGCTCGGCGACGACGTCGGCGGCGAAGCTGGCCGCCCTGACCTACGCCGACCGGGGTGTCACCGTCAACTGCGTCGCTGTCGGTGCCACGCTCACCGAGCGGCGCCTCGAAGTGGTGCGCAGCCGGGCCGGCGCGGCCGGCGTCGACGTCGCGACGGCGCTGGCCGAGGACCTCGCCGCCATCCCCGCCGGGCGGGCCGCGGCGCCCCGCGAGGTGGCGGCCGCGGTGGCGTTCCTCGCGTCCCCGGAAGCGGGGTACGTCAACGGGACCGTGCTGACGGTCGACGGCGGCCGCACGGAATGCCCGGCATGA
- a CDS encoding cupin domain-containing protein: MTTSGPGFTMTGFLASIGHAVRPGGQRPLVVHDGELEEIPPGAVPNPTSLRIAGKLPTTTFELFRQVIPAGQSSDMQRHHHETVHFVLTGDGHSEIEDETVEWTTGSFVYTPPWTWHRHYNDSAEHPVEFLTIENSRLLGLFGLGRRQSAGLTSIAEARAGHREDQ; this comes from the coding sequence ATGACCACGTCCGGACCCGGCTTCACCATGACCGGCTTCCTCGCGAGCATCGGCCACGCCGTCCGCCCGGGCGGACAGCGGCCGCTCGTCGTCCACGACGGCGAACTCGAGGAGATCCCGCCCGGCGCCGTCCCCAACCCGACGTCGCTGCGGATCGCCGGGAAGCTGCCGACCACGACGTTCGAGCTCTTCCGCCAGGTCATCCCGGCCGGGCAGAGCTCGGACATGCAGCGACACCACCACGAAACCGTCCACTTCGTCCTGACCGGCGACGGCCACAGCGAGATCGAAGACGAAACCGTCGAGTGGACGACCGGTTCGTTCGTCTACACCCCGCCTTGGACGTGGCATCGCCACTACAACGACTCGGCCGAGCACCCGGTCGAGTTCCTGACCATCGAGAACTCGCGGCTGCTGGGCCTGTTCGGGCTCGGCCGCCGCCAGAGCGCGGGCCTGACGAGCATCGCCGAAGCCCGCGCCGGCCACCGGGAGGACCAGTGA
- a CDS encoding alpha/beta fold hydrolase has product MTTTGRTDHIGIWGELGELEHTLRYVDVSLDGQPVRTRILQAGTGPDLVLLHGTGGHLEAYARDLAGLARDFRVTAYDMVGHGWSDLPDRPYTVDVLSAHLVSLLDTLGIERAHLSGESLGGWVVAWTAAHQPDRVQRLVLNTPGNIADKPEVMARMRESTMAAVLDPSDETVRRRVEFLFHHKEMVTDELVNLRRRVYSRPEFVKAITNTLVLQDPKVRKDFAWDPSWVSRVTAPTLLLWTSHDPTGGLDEAELLLDWLPDVRLHVIDDAGHWPQWEKVGEFLEVHRTWLLTGKDPS; this is encoded by the coding sequence GTGACGACCACCGGACGTACCGACCACATCGGCATCTGGGGCGAGCTGGGCGAGCTCGAACACACCCTGCGCTACGTCGACGTGTCTCTGGACGGCCAACCGGTGCGAACCCGCATCCTGCAGGCGGGCACCGGACCGGACCTGGTCCTGCTGCACGGCACCGGTGGGCACCTCGAGGCCTACGCCCGCGACCTGGCCGGCCTCGCCCGCGACTTCCGCGTCACGGCCTACGACATGGTCGGGCACGGCTGGTCGGACCTGCCGGACCGGCCGTACACGGTCGACGTCCTTTCGGCCCACCTGGTGTCCCTTTTGGACACTCTCGGCATCGAGCGCGCGCACCTGTCCGGCGAGTCGCTCGGCGGCTGGGTGGTCGCCTGGACCGCCGCGCACCAACCTGACCGCGTCCAGCGGCTCGTGCTCAACACGCCCGGTAACATCGCCGACAAGCCCGAGGTGATGGCCCGGATGCGCGAAAGCACCATGGCCGCGGTGCTCGACCCCAGCGACGAGACCGTCCGCCGCCGTGTCGAGTTCCTCTTTCACCACAAGGAAATGGTCACTGACGAGCTGGTGAACCTGCGCCGCCGGGTCTACTCCCGGCCCGAGTTCGTCAAGGCGATCACCAATACGCTGGTGCTGCAGGACCCCAAGGTGCGCAAAGACTTCGCGTGGGATCCGTCGTGGGTGTCGCGCGTGACTGCGCCGACGTTGCTTCTGTGGACCAGTCACGATCCCACCGGCGGTCTCGACGAAGCCGAGCTGCTGCTCGACTGGCTGCCCGACGTGCGCCTGCACGTCATCGACGACGCCGGCCACTGGCCGCAGTGGGAGAAGGTCGGCGAGTTCCTCGAGGTCCACCGGACCTGGTTGCTGACCGGGAAGGATCCGTCCTGA
- a CDS encoding 2,3-dihydroxyphenylpropionate 1,2-dioxygenase gives MAEIAGFAGMSHSPFATLLPPPAQGGPGAKFLTDASRARRTVETLAPDAIVVIGPDHFHGNFYDVMPPFVLGIEHAVGFGDFGSTEGSLPVAGPLAWSVHNGLTSAGFDVSLSYSLTVDHGIVQTYEMLTGGTTLPMVPLVVNTAAPPLPSLRRCVALGHALGTALRTADSPGRVLVAASGGLSHWLPSNDPREVAGKRREALIHGRADVRAFAAAREPRVRAMGGDPAARVNTEWDNWFLDRLSADDAEAVADLGHDKLEALAGRGGHEVRCWLIGQVAAGVPLAWTSYEPVPEWITGMGIGTTFPVG, from the coding sequence ATGGCCGAGATCGCCGGGTTCGCCGGGATGTCCCACAGCCCCTTCGCGACCCTGCTGCCGCCACCCGCCCAGGGCGGCCCGGGCGCGAAGTTCCTCACCGACGCTTCGCGGGCCCGCCGAACGGTGGAGACCCTCGCCCCGGACGCGATCGTCGTAATCGGGCCCGACCACTTCCACGGCAACTTCTACGACGTGATGCCCCCGTTCGTCCTCGGGATCGAACACGCGGTGGGGTTCGGCGACTTCGGCAGCACCGAAGGCTCGTTGCCGGTCGCGGGCCCGCTCGCCTGGTCCGTCCACAACGGACTGACCAGTGCCGGTTTCGACGTTTCGCTGTCGTACTCGCTCACCGTCGACCACGGCATCGTGCAGACCTACGAGATGCTCACCGGCGGCACCACGCTACCGATGGTGCCCCTGGTCGTGAACACCGCGGCGCCGCCGTTGCCCTCGCTACGTCGGTGTGTCGCACTGGGACACGCGCTGGGCACGGCCCTGCGCACGGCCGACTCACCCGGCCGCGTCCTGGTGGCGGCGAGCGGCGGCCTGTCGCACTGGCTGCCCTCCAACGACCCCCGCGAGGTCGCGGGCAAGCGCCGGGAGGCCCTGATCCACGGCCGCGCGGACGTCCGCGCCTTCGCGGCGGCCCGCGAACCCCGGGTCCGCGCGATGGGCGGCGACCCCGCCGCCCGCGTGAACACCGAGTGGGACAACTGGTTCCTCGACCGCCTGTCCGCGGACGACGCCGAAGCGGTGGCCGACCTCGGGCACGACAAGCTCGAAGCCCTCGCCGGCCGCGGCGGCCACGAGGTTCGTTGCTGGCTGATCGGCCAGGTCGCCGCCGGAGTGCCGCTCGCGTGGACCAGCTACGAACCGGTTCCCGAGTGGATCACCGGCATGGGCATCGGCACCACGTTCCCCGTGGGCTGA
- a CDS encoding transposase, giving the protein MAKTTQQRWVEDRLWELIELLIPSRPAPRGPGGRPRIDDRAALEGILFVLDTGCRWRDLGSARGPRHHERDRSPGGACSRVADGTIDGDERALSSGSDQPSVGPPRQRRSMRSACGPRSL; this is encoded by the coding sequence GTGGCGAAGACGACGCAGCAGCGGTGGGTCGAAGACCGGCTCTGGGAGCTGATCGAACTCCTGATCCCGTCCCGACCAGCGCCGCGCGGTCCGGGTGGGCGGCCCCGGATCGACGACCGTGCCGCGCTAGAGGGGATCTTGTTCGTGCTCGACACCGGCTGCCGCTGGCGAGACCTCGGGTCGGCACGGGGCCCCCGTCACCACGAGCGAGATCGATCTCCTGGAGGAGCCTGCAGCCGCGTTGCTGACGGCACCATCGACGGGGATGAACGAGCACTCTCGTCGGGAAGTGATCAGCCATCGGTGGGGCCGCCTCGTCAGAGGCGTTCGATGCGGTCGGCCTGCGGGCCCCGGTCGCTCTGA
- a CDS encoding TetR/AcrR family transcriptional regulator, producing MTDSTAPRGGKRERLVTSAGERLHRKGVAATTLADIAQAADVPVGNVYYYFKTKDDLVRAVLEAQVDQVEAMLASFETLPQPVDRLKALVRRWDEMRDVIARYGCPFGTLASELDRRDDGLDLEAAGPIRRILEWAEIQIRQLGQPDARELAITLFAGVQGGALLAGALRDPNLMSGQVRHLERWIDTVAASSTQS from the coding sequence ATGACTGACTCAACGGCGCCGCGCGGCGGCAAACGCGAACGGCTCGTCACCAGCGCGGGCGAACGGCTGCACCGCAAAGGCGTCGCGGCCACTACTCTCGCCGACATCGCGCAGGCCGCGGACGTCCCGGTCGGGAACGTCTACTACTACTTCAAGACGAAGGATGACCTGGTCAGGGCCGTGCTCGAGGCGCAGGTCGACCAGGTCGAGGCGATGCTCGCCTCGTTCGAGACCCTTCCCCAACCGGTGGACCGGCTCAAGGCCTTGGTGCGGCGGTGGGACGAGATGCGCGACGTCATCGCCCGATACGGCTGCCCGTTCGGCACCCTCGCGTCCGAACTGGACCGGCGCGATGACGGCCTCGACCTCGAGGCGGCCGGACCGATCCGCCGCATCCTGGAGTGGGCGGAGATCCAGATCCGGCAACTGGGGCAGCCCGACGCGCGGGAACTCGCGATCACTCTGTTCGCCGGCGTTCAGGGCGGCGCGCTGCTGGCCGGCGCCCTGCGCGACCCGAATCTCATGTCCGGCCAGGTGCGGCACCTCGAACGGTGGATCGACACCGTCGCCGCGTCATCGACACAGTCGTGA
- a CDS encoding SRPBCC domain-containing protein, producing the protein MTTTDTASPTTRSSSTGETGVAQTYHLFIHADAQAVWEAITRPEHSARYLFGALVETTGRPGSPFRYHSPDRSQLWGDDTVLDADPPHRLVITYRGLYHPDLAAEPPSRVTWLIEPGEDGVTLLTVRHDRLDAAPKTAAHVSGIGWMRVLSGLKTVLETGEGMTGPQSGPEA; encoded by the coding sequence GTGACCACCACCGACACAGCAAGTCCGACTACCCGCTCCAGCTCAACCGGCGAGACCGGTGTGGCGCAGACCTACCACCTGTTCATCCACGCCGACGCGCAGGCCGTCTGGGAGGCCATCACCCGCCCCGAGCACAGCGCCCGATACCTGTTCGGAGCTCTGGTCGAGACCACCGGCCGGCCCGGATCCCCCTTCCGCTATCACTCGCCGGACCGTTCGCAGCTGTGGGGCGACGACACTGTCCTGGACGCCGATCCGCCTCACCGCCTCGTTATCACCTACCGCGGCCTCTACCACCCCGACCTGGCCGCCGAGCCACCCAGCCGGGTCACCTGGCTGATCGAGCCCGGCGAGGACGGTGTCACCCTGCTCACCGTTCGCCACGACCGGCTCGACGCCGCCCCGAAGACCGCCGCCCACGTCAGCGGGATCGGCTGGATGCGAGTCCTCAGCGGCCTGAAAACCGTCCTGGAGACCGGCGAGGGCATGACCGGTCCCCAATCCGGGCCCGAGGCGTGA
- a CDS encoding SDR family NAD(P)-dependent oxidoreductase, producing MTGLSAYGPWAVITGASSGIGRAFAERCAAGGLNLVLAARSTDRLEDLGRALTLAHRIEHRVVTVDLSRADGAADLVAAAADVDVGLLISNAGSGRPGRFLDQDLPDLHRRLTLNTTTHLELAHAFGGRFVERGRGAMVLVSALGAVHGLPNMAHDSAAKSYVLNLGEALHHELGPAGVQVTVMLPGNVDTPIIDRFGLDRTRLPIRPLPVTTAIRQTVRALLAGHTTIVPDRRLRTLTRLTPRRLSIKMNGRMLGRAADNLATRQTDTANPPHH from the coding sequence GTGACCGGCCTCTCCGCCTACGGGCCCTGGGCCGTCATCACCGGAGCATCGTCCGGCATCGGCCGGGCCTTCGCCGAACGCTGCGCCGCCGGCGGATTGAACCTCGTCCTGGCCGCGCGTTCCACCGACCGGCTCGAAGACCTGGGCCGGGCGCTCACCCTCGCCCACCGGATCGAACACCGCGTCGTCACCGTCGACCTCAGCCGCGCGGACGGCGCAGCGGATCTCGTCGCCGCAGCCGCAGACGTGGATGTGGGCCTCCTGATCTCCAACGCCGGCAGCGGACGTCCCGGCCGGTTCCTCGACCAGGACCTGCCCGACCTCCACCGACGACTCACCCTCAACACCACCACCCACCTCGAACTGGCCCACGCCTTCGGCGGCCGGTTCGTCGAGCGCGGCCGCGGCGCCATGGTGCTGGTCTCGGCCCTCGGCGCGGTCCACGGACTGCCGAACATGGCCCACGACAGCGCCGCGAAATCCTATGTCCTCAACCTCGGTGAAGCCCTGCACCACGAACTCGGCCCCGCCGGCGTGCAAGTCACCGTCATGCTCCCCGGCAACGTCGACACCCCGATCATCGACAGGTTCGGCCTGGACCGGACCCGGCTCCCGATCCGTCCACTGCCGGTGACCACCGCCATCCGCCAGACCGTCCGCGCCCTGCTCGCCGGGCACACCACGATCGTGCCCGACCGGCGTCTACGCACGCTCACCCGACTCACCCCACGCCGGCTGTCCATCAAGATGAACGGCCGCATGCTCGGCCGCGCCGCCGACAACCTGGCCACGCGCCAAACCGACACCGCAAACCCACCACACCACTGA
- a CDS encoding DUF6292 family protein translates to MAGYLRAVSAAVGVLPGGLGREFDPPAAYLALSRRCARHPERDLLLIWSAESGWELVLEHTELHPAETLARFGEPLVPEPAEVAHFVDEVVAGRRGGGRSAHGAASDLYENLRDYAVLVLPPGRIRVSGPDQFE, encoded by the coding sequence TTGGCCGGTTACCTCCGGGCGGTCTCCGCGGCGGTCGGCGTGCTCCCTGGCGGTCTCGGCCGGGAATTCGACCCGCCTGCCGCGTACCTGGCGTTGAGCCGGCGGTGCGCCCGGCACCCCGAGCGCGATCTCCTGCTCATCTGGTCGGCCGAGTCCGGCTGGGAACTGGTTCTCGAACACACCGAACTGCACCCCGCGGAGACACTGGCCCGGTTCGGCGAACCGCTCGTGCCCGAGCCCGCCGAGGTGGCGCACTTCGTCGACGAAGTCGTGGCGGGACGGCGTGGAGGCGGCCGATCGGCACACGGTGCAGCGTCCGACCTCTACGAGAATCTGAGGGATTACGCGGTGCTCGTCCTGCCACCGGGAAGGATCCGGGTCTCAGGTCCCGATCAATTCGAGTGA
- a CDS encoding YciI family protein, producing MAQFLLSVHSVEGEVRVEPTEEQMHRSHQLLGEVEKDLKATGAWLFSARLSEPGAARVVRESGGDVLNTDGPFAEGKEHLGGFYLIEAEDLDAAVAWAARVTAAIGVPIEVRPLAGFEA from the coding sequence ATGGCTCAGTTTTTGTTGTCCGTGCACAGCGTCGAGGGTGAAGTTCGTGTAGAGCCCACCGAGGAGCAGATGCATCGATCGCATCAACTGCTCGGCGAAGTCGAGAAGGATCTGAAAGCGACCGGGGCGTGGCTTTTCAGCGCCCGGCTGAGCGAACCGGGTGCCGCGCGAGTGGTGCGGGAGTCCGGCGGCGACGTGCTGAACACCGACGGACCGTTCGCGGAAGGCAAGGAGCACCTCGGCGGCTTCTACCTGATCGAGGCTGAGGACCTCGACGCCGCGGTGGCGTGGGCCGCCCGGGTGACCGCCGCGATCGGGGTGCCGATCGAGGTTCGCCCACTTGCCGGGTTCGAGGCGTAG
- a CDS encoding TfoX/Sxy family protein, with translation MVVVGRTTMAYDEELADRVRALLEDEPGWAEKKMFGRLVFLLDGNMAVGVSGEALMVRLPADEGEDALAEPGARPADMAGRPMKGWLLVDPPGLEKAEDLRRWVGRGAAFARTFPPK, from the coding sequence GTGGTTGTGGTGGGAAGGACGACGATGGCCTACGACGAGGAACTCGCGGACCGGGTCCGTGCACTGTTGGAGGACGAGCCGGGATGGGCCGAGAAGAAGATGTTCGGCAGGCTGGTGTTCCTGCTCGACGGCAACATGGCCGTCGGGGTGTCCGGCGAGGCTCTGATGGTCCGGCTGCCCGCCGACGAAGGCGAGGACGCGTTGGCCGAGCCCGGCGCGCGGCCGGCCGACATGGCGGGGCGCCCGATGAAGGGCTGGCTGCTGGTCGACCCGCCCGGTCTCGAGAAGGCGGAGGATCTCCGCCGCTGGGTCGGCCGGGGCGCCGCGTTCGCCCGCACCTTCCCGCCCAAGTAG
- a CDS encoding glycoside hydrolase family 2 TIM barrel-domain containing protein → MSQVSPDPAARRAGVSRRRFLEGSAALLGTLALPATLPCPATAATLDGLAAPPNGFPEWNNNIGIFELGTEPPHATLMPYADLGEALAGDRTRSPYRFDLDGEWKFRHADRPDARDPGFYRDDVDDRSWARMPVPSNWQLHGYDFPIYVNITYPWWGANGQNENAQPPFAPTRFNPVGQYRRTFRVPQGWQGRRTFLHFEGVKSAFYVWINGKLIGYREDSYTPSEFDITEHLRPGTNQIAVEVYRFPDGDWMEDQDMIRLAGIFRSVYLFSTPTVHLRDFRLDTRLRDGYTNADLAVTAHVRDYGGTDKRTYTVETQLYDADRRPVWPRPLSQQVNLGSAAAGQDVTVSAAQGVRAPKLWSAERPDLYTAVLVLRDPAGKVAETLSARVGFREFGLVDGLMRINGQPVTLRGTNRHEMHPEHGAALTRADLVEDIGLMKRLNINAVRTSHYPNNPNWYELADEYGLYVLDETNLETHGVRDRYPGSNPDWTAAVVARAQRMVHRDKNHPSVVIWSLGNEAGAGSNFVAMRDWIRSYDTTRVIQYEGDNRPEVSDIRSQMYESPSGIKKRALDTSDTRPYIMIEYAHAMGNSNGNLKEYWDLIRTYPILQGGFIWDFVDQGLHWPTPPRKQLAETGPEALAAELAPAAKFDRAHGVSGGAVFASAESLNLTGSLTLEAWVTPAAVGGHQPIVTRGDHQYSLKLSDGNLEFFIYAGGWIAATAPVPADWTGKEHHVAGVFDDAANTLTLYLDGKALTTTSTDRTPDSTAAQLALGTDAENPARVFGGHIRVAHVYARGLSATELAETTRDPSDPAVRFWFDAATATYTEQQPADRTFLAYGGDWGDNPNDGNFCANGIVTAERRPGGKATEVKHVYQSINVSAGADVVSGRVTITNENLFTNVNSYDGSWELMADGKVVQRGQLTRAQLDVPPRSSRTITVPLRRPVRLEPGAEYFLRLSFTTRTRTAWADRGFEVAKQQVPVDFGSPAVQPVPLAQVPAVVVTDADKAITVTGDGFTVTIAKDTGLITSYEAHGVRLVTAGPTPNFWRAPTDNDIGNGQPSRNATWRHAGTNRRVTGVTVKTLAGKAAVVTVSGTLPTSVPSAYTTTYTVFGNAEIKVDNTLHPGASTLPYIPEIGTILLLPGEFDTIDYYGRGPDENHWDRNTGSDVGWYSSTVAAQWTDYIRPQENGNKTDVRWVALTNKRGIGLLASGEPLLEANASHFTPEDLSVGARHDYQLTPRRDVVLRLNHKQMGVGGDNSWGAHTHDEYKLFANRDYSYTYRLRPLTRRDQAMTLTRRPTATSP, encoded by the coding sequence ATGTCTCAGGTCTCGCCGGACCCGGCCGCACGCCGGGCGGGGGTCAGCCGTCGCAGATTCCTGGAGGGAAGTGCCGCACTCCTGGGAACGCTCGCCCTGCCCGCCACGCTCCCATGCCCGGCCACGGCGGCCACGCTCGACGGCCTCGCCGCGCCGCCCAACGGCTTCCCCGAGTGGAACAACAACATCGGGATCTTCGAGCTCGGCACCGAACCACCGCACGCCACACTCATGCCCTACGCCGACCTGGGCGAAGCGCTGGCCGGCGACCGCACCCGTTCGCCCTACCGCTTCGACCTCGACGGCGAATGGAAGTTCCGGCACGCCGACCGGCCCGACGCGCGTGATCCCGGCTTCTACCGCGACGACGTCGACGACCGCTCCTGGGCCAGGATGCCCGTGCCGTCGAACTGGCAGCTGCACGGCTACGACTTCCCGATCTACGTCAACATCACCTACCCCTGGTGGGGCGCCAACGGACAGAACGAGAACGCCCAGCCGCCCTTCGCCCCGACGCGGTTCAACCCGGTCGGCCAGTACCGGCGGACCTTCCGCGTCCCGCAAGGCTGGCAGGGCAGGCGCACGTTCCTGCACTTCGAGGGCGTCAAGTCGGCGTTCTACGTGTGGATCAACGGCAAGCTGATCGGCTACCGCGAAGACTCCTACACCCCGAGCGAGTTCGACATCACCGAACATCTCCGGCCCGGAACCAACCAGATCGCCGTCGAGGTCTACCGCTTCCCCGACGGCGACTGGATGGAAGACCAGGACATGATCCGCCTCGCCGGCATCTTCCGGTCCGTCTACCTGTTCTCGACACCGACGGTGCACCTGCGCGACTTCCGCCTCGACACGCGGCTGCGCGACGGCTACACGAACGCCGACCTCGCCGTCACCGCCCACGTCCGCGACTACGGCGGGACGGACAAGCGCACCTACACCGTGGAGACCCAGCTCTACGACGCGGACCGGCGCCCGGTCTGGCCGCGGCCTCTGAGCCAGCAGGTGAACCTCGGCTCGGCCGCCGCCGGGCAGGACGTCACGGTGAGCGCGGCCCAAGGCGTACGCGCGCCGAAACTCTGGTCGGCGGAGCGGCCCGACCTCTACACGGCGGTGCTCGTGCTGCGCGACCCGGCCGGGAAGGTCGCCGAGACCCTCTCGGCACGCGTCGGCTTCCGCGAATTCGGGCTTGTCGACGGGCTGATGCGCATCAACGGGCAGCCGGTGACGCTGCGCGGCACCAACCGCCACGAGATGCACCCCGAGCACGGCGCCGCCCTCACCCGCGCCGACCTCGTCGAGGACATCGGGCTGATGAAGCGCCTCAACATCAACGCCGTCCGCACCTCCCACTACCCCAACAACCCCAACTGGTACGAGCTGGCCGACGAGTACGGCCTGTACGTCCTGGACGAAACCAACCTGGAGACGCACGGTGTCCGGGACCGCTACCCCGGTTCGAACCCGGACTGGACCGCCGCGGTCGTCGCCCGTGCCCAGCGGATGGTGCACCGCGACAAGAACCACCCGTCCGTGGTCATCTGGTCGCTGGGCAACGAAGCCGGCGCGGGCAGCAACTTCGTCGCCATGCGCGACTGGATCCGCTCCTACGACACGACACGGGTGATCCAGTACGAGGGCGACAACCGGCCCGAGGTCAGCGACATCCGCTCGCAGATGTACGAAAGCCCCTCGGGAATCAAGAAACGCGCGCTCGATACGTCCGACACCCGGCCGTACATCATGATCGAGTACGCCCACGCGATGGGAAACTCCAACGGCAACCTCAAGGAGTACTGGGACCTCATCCGCACGTACCCGATCCTGCAGGGCGGGTTCATCTGGGACTTCGTCGACCAGGGGCTGCACTGGCCCACCCCACCGCGCAAGCAGCTCGCCGAGACCGGGCCCGAAGCCCTGGCCGCCGAGCTCGCGCCCGCCGCGAAGTTCGACCGGGCGCACGGCGTCTCGGGCGGTGCGGTCTTCGCCTCCGCGGAAAGCCTGAACCTGACCGGTTCGCTGACGCTGGAGGCCTGGGTCACCCCGGCCGCGGTCGGCGGGCACCAGCCGATCGTCACCAGAGGCGACCACCAGTACTCGCTCAAACTGTCCGACGGCAACCTCGAGTTCTTCATCTACGCCGGCGGCTGGATCGCGGCCACCGCACCGGTGCCCGCGGACTGGACGGGGAAGGAGCACCACGTGGCCGGTGTCTTCGACGACGCGGCGAACACGCTCACGCTCTACCTCGACGGCAAGGCCCTGACCACCACCAGCACCGACCGCACGCCGGACAGCACCGCGGCGCAGCTCGCGCTCGGCACCGATGCCGAGAATCCCGCGCGCGTGTTCGGCGGGCACATCCGCGTCGCCCACGTGTACGCGCGAGGGCTCAGCGCCACCGAACTCGCGGAGACGACCCGCGACCCGAGTGATCCTGCCGTCCGGTTCTGGTTCGACGCGGCCACCGCGACCTACACCGAACAGCAACCCGCCGACCGGACCTTTCTCGCCTACGGCGGCGACTGGGGCGACAACCCCAACGACGGGAACTTCTGCGCCAACGGCATCGTCACCGCCGAACGCCGGCCGGGCGGGAAGGCCACCGAGGTCAAGCACGTCTACCAGTCGATCAACGTCTCCGCAGGCGCCGACGTCGTCTCGGGCCGGGTGACGATCACGAACGAGAACCTCTTCACCAACGTCAACTCCTACGACGGCAGCTGGGAACTCATGGCCGACGGCAAAGTCGTCCAGCGCGGGCAGCTCACCCGCGCCCAGCTCGACGTGCCACCCCGGTCGAGCAGGACGATCACGGTGCCGCTCCGCCGGCCGGTCCGCCTCGAGCCGGGAGCCGAGTACTTCCTTCGCCTGTCCTTCACCACCCGGACGCGCACGGCCTGGGCCGACCGCGGCTTCGAAGTGGCCAAACAGCAGGTGCCGGTCGACTTCGGCAGCCCCGCGGTGCAGCCGGTGCCACTCGCGCAGGTGCCGGCCGTGGTCGTCACAGACGCCGACAAGGCCATCACGGTCACCGGCGACGGGTTCACGGTGACCATCGCCAAGGACACCGGTCTGATCACCTCCTACGAGGCCCACGGCGTGCGGCTCGTGACGGCGGGGCCGACCCCGAACTTCTGGCGTGCACCCACCGACAACGACATCGGGAACGGACAGCCGAGCCGCAACGCGACCTGGCGCCACGCGGGCACCAACCGCCGAGTCACCGGCGTCACCGTGAAAACCCTCGCCGGCAAGGCCGCCGTCGTGACCGTCAGCGGCACCCTGCCGACGTCGGTCCCCTCGGCATACACCACCACGTACACGGTCTTCGGCAACGCCGAGATCAAAGTGGACAACACGCTCCACCCCGGTGCATCGACCCTGCCCTACATTCCCGAGATCGGAACGATCCTGCTCCTTCCCGGGGAGTTCGACACCATCGACTACTACGGCCGGGGACCCGACGAGAACCACTGGGACCGCAACACGGGCTCCGACGTGGGCTGGTACTCCTCGACGGTGGCCGCGCAGTGGACCGATTACATCCGTCCCCAGGAAAACGGCAACAAGACCGACGTACGCTGGGTCGCGCTGACCAACAAGCGTGGTATCGGGCTCCTCGCGAGCGGCGAGCCGCTGCTGGAGGCCAACGCGTCACACTTCACGCCGGAGGACCTGTCGGTCGGCGCGCGGCACGACTACCAGCTCACCCCCCGCCGGGACGTGGTACTGCGCCTCAACCACAAGCAGATGGGCGTCGGCGGCGACAACAGCTGGGGCGCGCACACCCACGACGAATATAAACTGTTCGCCAACCGCGACTACAGCTACACCTACCGGCTACGCCCCCTCACCAGGCGAGACCAGGCCATGACACTCACCCGCCGCCCCACGGCAACCTCGCCGTAG